One window of the Anaeromyxobacter dehalogenans 2CP-C genome contains the following:
- a CDS encoding thiolase family protein gives MSAAYVLAAVRTPGCKAKKGKLKDVRPDDLAAVAIRALLARTGVEPGQVEDVILGCAFPEGEQGMNLGRVAALRAGLPVGVPGQTVNRFCASGLQSIATAAERIMAGQADCIVAGGAESMSLVPMGGSHFSANPSLVASWPESFAAMGITAELVAARDHVSREDQDAFAVASHARAARAQAEGLFADELVPVEVEQVTVEKGKAVRRTEQVTADDGVRPGTSLEALARLKPAFKIDGTVTAGNASQTTDGAAAALVVSEAFLSRTGLAPLARFVSYAVRGVPPEIMGIGPVEAIPAALKRAGLRVEDVGQIELNEAFAAQSLACMRALGLDPAKVNPTGGAIALGHPLGCTGAKLTATLLHGLRRTGARHGIVSMCVGGGMGAAAVFERA, from the coding sequence ATGAGCGCAGCCTACGTCCTCGCAGCGGTGCGGACCCCCGGGTGCAAGGCGAAGAAGGGGAAGCTGAAGGACGTCCGCCCGGACGACCTGGCCGCGGTCGCCATCCGCGCGCTGCTGGCGCGGACCGGCGTCGAGCCGGGGCAGGTGGAGGACGTGATCCTCGGGTGCGCGTTTCCCGAGGGCGAGCAGGGCATGAACCTCGGGCGCGTCGCGGCCCTCCGGGCCGGGCTGCCGGTGGGCGTGCCGGGCCAGACGGTGAACCGGTTCTGCGCCTCGGGTCTCCAGTCCATCGCCACCGCCGCCGAGCGGATCATGGCCGGCCAGGCCGACTGCATCGTGGCGGGCGGGGCCGAGAGCATGAGCCTCGTGCCCATGGGCGGCTCGCACTTCAGCGCGAACCCGTCGCTGGTCGCCTCCTGGCCGGAGTCGTTCGCGGCCATGGGCATCACCGCCGAGCTGGTGGCGGCGCGCGATCACGTCAGCCGCGAGGACCAGGACGCGTTCGCGGTCGCGAGCCACGCCCGCGCCGCGCGGGCGCAGGCGGAGGGCCTGTTCGCGGACGAGCTCGTCCCGGTCGAGGTCGAGCAGGTCACCGTGGAGAAGGGGAAGGCGGTGCGCCGCACCGAGCAGGTCACGGCCGACGACGGCGTGCGCCCCGGCACCAGCCTCGAGGCGCTCGCGCGGCTGAAGCCCGCGTTCAAGATCGACGGGACCGTCACCGCGGGCAACGCCTCGCAGACCACCGACGGCGCCGCGGCCGCGCTGGTCGTCTCCGAGGCGTTCCTCTCCCGCACCGGCCTCGCGCCGCTGGCGCGCTTCGTCTCGTACGCGGTGCGCGGGGTGCCGCCGGAGATCATGGGCATCGGCCCGGTCGAGGCGATCCCGGCGGCGCTGAAGCGGGCCGGCCTGCGCGTCGAGGACGTCGGGCAGATCGAGCTGAACGAGGCGTTCGCGGCCCAGTCGCTCGCCTGCATGCGCGCGCTCGGGCTCGACCCGGCCAAGGTGAACCCCACCGGCGGCGCCATCGCGCTCGGGCACCCGCTCGGCTGCACCGGCGCGAAGCTCACCGCCACGCTGCTGCACGGCCTGCGGCGGACCGGCGCGAGGCACGGGATCGTGTCGATGTGCGTGGGCGGCGGGATGGGCGCGGCGGCGGTGTTCGAGCGCGCCTGA
- a CDS encoding acyl-CoA dehydrogenase family protein — translation MAKLFKGAEYLISEATKDDVFTPEDFTEEQRQIAETAEQFAETEALPAEHALEQHEPGVAAALMRKAGDAGLLMIDAPEAYGGLALDKATSMLAAERMGMGGAFSVSYAAHTGIGTLPLVYYGTDAQKDRYLTKLVTGEWAAAYCLTEPEAGSDAMGGKATATLSPDGKHYLLDGTKQFITNGSFANLFTVFAKVDRKHFTAFLVERTFPGVTVGPEEKKLGIKGSSTTSVIFESAKVPVENVLGEIGKGHKIAFNVLNVGRFKLGAAVTGAAKLALATGAAYANARKQFGTPIARFGAIREKLADQAAGVYASESLIYRLAGLIDDRLATIPAEQPGYYEAYQQGIEEYAIECAIAKVFCSEVLADVVDEVVQIHGGYGFIQEYPAEKYYRDERINRIFEGTNEINRLLVPGTILRRALKGELPLQREVMKAMDALMNPSLDEVDPAVPFAAEKATVANLKRAFLVVAGAAVQRYGEALKDEQEVLLALADVAIQAFAAESVVLRAEKTASTQPEARRALAAAAVKVHTFAAAEKAATAARRAAFYVGEGDTLTILLGGIRRFSKYDAAGLLQAKRRLADAVLETEKYPF, via the coding sequence ATGGCGAAGCTGTTCAAGGGCGCGGAGTACCTGATCTCCGAGGCGACCAAGGACGACGTCTTCACCCCGGAGGACTTCACCGAGGAGCAGCGCCAGATCGCCGAGACCGCGGAGCAGTTCGCCGAGACCGAGGCGCTCCCGGCCGAGCACGCGCTCGAGCAGCACGAGCCCGGCGTGGCCGCGGCGCTCATGCGCAAGGCGGGCGACGCGGGCCTGCTCATGATCGACGCGCCCGAGGCGTACGGCGGGCTGGCGCTCGACAAGGCCACCAGCATGCTCGCCGCCGAGCGGATGGGCATGGGCGGCGCGTTCTCGGTCTCGTACGCGGCGCACACCGGCATCGGCACGCTCCCGCTCGTCTACTACGGGACCGACGCGCAGAAGGACCGCTACCTCACGAAGCTCGTCACCGGCGAGTGGGCGGCCGCGTACTGCCTCACCGAGCCGGAGGCGGGCAGCGACGCCATGGGCGGGAAGGCCACCGCGACGCTCTCGCCGGACGGGAAGCACTACCTGCTCGACGGCACCAAGCAGTTCATCACCAACGGCAGCTTCGCGAACCTGTTCACCGTGTTCGCGAAGGTGGACCGCAAGCACTTCACCGCCTTCCTGGTGGAGCGCACCTTCCCCGGCGTGACGGTCGGCCCGGAGGAGAAGAAGCTCGGCATCAAGGGCTCCTCCACCACCTCGGTGATCTTCGAGAGCGCGAAGGTGCCGGTCGAGAACGTGCTCGGCGAGATCGGCAAGGGGCACAAGATCGCCTTCAACGTGCTGAACGTGGGCCGGTTCAAGCTGGGCGCCGCCGTCACCGGCGCGGCGAAGCTCGCGCTCGCCACCGGCGCCGCCTACGCGAACGCCCGCAAGCAGTTCGGCACCCCCATCGCCCGCTTCGGCGCGATCCGCGAGAAGCTCGCCGACCAGGCCGCCGGCGTGTACGCCTCGGAGTCGCTCATCTACCGCCTGGCCGGCCTCATCGACGACCGGCTCGCCACGATCCCGGCGGAGCAGCCCGGCTACTACGAGGCCTACCAGCAGGGCATCGAGGAGTACGCGATCGAGTGCGCCATCGCGAAGGTGTTCTGCAGCGAGGTGCTCGCCGACGTGGTGGACGAGGTGGTGCAGATCCACGGCGGCTACGGCTTCATCCAGGAGTACCCGGCGGAGAAGTACTACCGCGACGAGCGCATCAACCGGATCTTCGAGGGCACCAACGAGATCAACCGCCTGCTCGTGCCCGGCACCATCCTGCGCCGCGCGCTGAAGGGCGAGCTGCCGCTGCAGCGCGAGGTCATGAAGGCGATGGACGCCCTCATGAACCCGTCGCTCGACGAGGTGGATCCGGCGGTGCCGTTCGCGGCCGAGAAGGCCACCGTCGCGAACCTGAAGCGCGCGTTCCTGGTGGTGGCCGGCGCCGCGGTGCAGCGGTACGGCGAGGCGCTGAAGGACGAGCAGGAGGTGCTGCTCGCGCTCGCCGACGTCGCCATCCAGGCGTTCGCCGCCGAGAGCGTGGTGCTCCGCGCCGAGAAGACCGCGTCCACGCAGCCCGAGGCGCGCCGGGCGCTCGCCGCCGCCGCGGTGAAGGTGCACACCTTCGCCGCCGCCGAGAAGGCCGCCACCGCCGCCCGCCGCGCCGCGTTCTACGTGGGCGAGGGCGACACGCTCACCATCCTGCTCGGCGGCATCCGCCGCTTCTCGAAGTACGACGCGGCGGGCCTGCTCCAGGCGAAGCGGCGCCTCGCCGACGCCGTGCTCGAGACCGAGAAGTACCCGTTCTGA
- a CDS encoding sulfite oxidase-like oxidoreductase, protein MDDQQRRIAEGVALLRARFDEKMKATPSLADASPQGDGPANRHGMPKEPPGQNVFEKHEWPVMDLGTGTPDVAPERWRLVVDGAVEAPLELSYADLLALPQVDEEADFHCVTGWSILDVAFRGVRLETVLALARPTGAATHLMAHSADGYSTNLPLEEALKPDVLLVHAVEGQPVARDHGGPVRLVVPQLYAWKGAKWLTRLEVMTQDRRGYWEIRGYSNTAYPWRDDRTW, encoded by the coding sequence GTGGACGACCAGCAGCGGCGGATCGCGGAGGGCGTGGCGCTCCTGCGCGCGCGCTTCGACGAGAAGATGAAGGCCACCCCGTCGCTCGCGGACGCGAGCCCGCAGGGCGACGGGCCGGCGAACCGCCACGGCATGCCGAAGGAGCCGCCCGGCCAGAACGTCTTCGAGAAGCACGAGTGGCCGGTGATGGACCTCGGCACCGGGACGCCGGACGTCGCCCCCGAGCGCTGGCGGCTCGTGGTGGACGGCGCGGTGGAGGCGCCGCTCGAGCTCTCCTACGCCGACCTGCTGGCGCTCCCGCAGGTGGACGAGGAGGCCGACTTCCACTGCGTGACCGGCTGGTCGATCCTCGACGTGGCGTTCCGCGGCGTGCGGCTCGAGACCGTGCTGGCGCTGGCGCGGCCCACCGGGGCGGCCACGCACCTCATGGCGCACTCCGCCGACGGCTACTCCACCAACCTGCCGCTGGAGGAGGCGCTGAAGCCGGACGTGCTCCTCGTGCACGCCGTCGAGGGCCAGCCGGTCGCGCGCGACCACGGCGGCCCGGTGCGGCTGGTGGTCCCGCAGCTCTACGCGTGGAAGGGCGCGAAGTGGCTCACGCGCCTCGAGGTCATGACGCAGGACCGCCGCGGCTACTGGGAGATCCGCGGCTACTCCAACACCGCGTACCCGTGGCGCGACGACCGGACCTGGTGA
- a CDS encoding zf-TFIIB domain-containing protein gives MDCPRCSVELNEIAHEDSAVQRCAECGGIWVGDAADLNKVLLHANLPALSALGGYVNADEISGMCPACNVDLVVVEGGEKRSLAYDTCESCGGIWVDGTEDEPAAELDWKGATSQVVAFFKAFAKKK, from the coding sequence ATGGATTGCCCGCGGTGCAGCGTCGAATTGAACGAGATCGCCCACGAGGACAGCGCAGTCCAGCGCTGCGCCGAGTGCGGAGGCATCTGGGTGGGTGACGCCGCCGATCTCAACAAGGTGCTGCTGCACGCCAACCTGCCGGCGCTGTCGGCGCTCGGCGGGTACGTGAACGCGGACGAGATCTCGGGGATGTGCCCGGCCTGCAACGTGGACCTGGTCGTCGTCGAGGGGGGCGAGAAGCGCTCGCTCGCCTACGACACCTGCGAGTCCTGCGGCGGCATCTGGGTGGACGGGACCGAGGACGAGCCGGCGGCGGAGCTCGACTGGAAGGGCGCCACCTCGCAGGTCGTCGCGTTCTTCAAGGCGTTCGCGAAGAAGAAGTAG
- the hisG gene encoding ATP phosphoribosyltransferase, with amino-acid sequence MPGTSELITVAVPKGRLLQESSALFERALGVSPRKLLEGTRKLAADAPEAGLRFISIRAGDVASYVEHGAAEVGIVGLDVLREEPRDLYEPLDLGIGRCTVIVARPKGARPLPRGVAPRVATKYLSLAARHFAAKGVPAEIIPLHGSIEVAPSLGLADTIVDITETGETLRANGLVIEEKVLEVSARLVVNRVALKLHPERLRLLIEALRAAVAAADAEAR; translated from the coding sequence ATGCCGGGCACGAGCGAGCTCATCACGGTGGCGGTGCCGAAGGGGCGCCTCCTGCAGGAGTCCTCGGCGCTGTTCGAGCGGGCGCTCGGCGTCTCGCCGCGCAAGCTGCTGGAGGGCACGCGCAAGCTGGCGGCCGACGCCCCCGAGGCCGGCCTGCGCTTCATCTCGATCCGCGCCGGCGACGTGGCGAGCTACGTGGAGCACGGCGCGGCCGAGGTCGGCATCGTCGGGCTCGACGTGCTGCGCGAGGAGCCGCGCGATCTCTACGAGCCGCTCGACCTGGGGATCGGCCGCTGCACCGTGATCGTGGCGCGCCCGAAGGGCGCCCGGCCGCTGCCGCGCGGGGTCGCGCCGCGCGTGGCCACGAAGTACCTGTCGCTCGCCGCCCGGCACTTCGCCGCCAAGGGGGTGCCCGCGGAGATCATCCCGCTGCACGGGTCCATCGAGGTGGCGCCCTCGCTCGGGCTCGCCGACACCATCGTGGACATCACCGAGACCGGGGAGACGCTGCGCGCCAACGGCCTCGTCATCGAGGAGAAGGTCCTCGAGGTGTCGGCCCGCCTGGTGGTGAACCGGGTGGCCCTGAAGCTCCACCCGGAACGGCTGCGTCTCCTGATCGAGGCATTGCGCGCCGCGGTCGCCGCCGCGGACGCCGAAGCCCGTTGA
- the murA gene encoding UDP-N-acetylglucosamine 1-carboxyvinyltransferase, which yields MDKIVIEGGVPLRGSVDVSGAKNAALPVIAAALLAEGEHEVRNVPDLADVRTLGKLLGHMGCEVVRGEGDRRTVRLRVPAAVTPEAPYELVKTMRASVLVLGPLLARLGRARVSLPGGCAIGARPIDQHLKALTALGAEIRLEHGYVNASVPGGRLRGTVFTFDAQTVTGTENVMMAAALAEGETVLRNCAREPEVKDLGDALVAMGALVEGAGTDEIWIEGVPSLRPLSHAVIPDRIEAGTFLVAGALPGNDVTVRGCVAAHQEALVEKLRAVGAEVTKVEGGLRVIGDGRPRPVDVRTAPHPGFPTDMQAQLMVLLCLADGTSRITETVFENRFMHVQELIRLGAHVEVDGRVAMVKGVPELSGAPVMASDLRASAALVLAGLAATGTTEVLRVYHLDRGYERIEEKLAPLGARIRRVRG from the coding sequence TTGGACAAGATCGTCATCGAGGGAGGCGTCCCGCTCCGCGGGAGCGTGGACGTCTCCGGGGCGAAGAACGCCGCGCTGCCCGTCATCGCGGCCGCGCTGCTCGCCGAGGGCGAGCACGAGGTGCGGAACGTCCCCGACCTCGCCGACGTGCGCACGCTCGGCAAGCTGCTCGGCCACATGGGCTGCGAGGTCGTCCGCGGCGAGGGGGATCGGCGCACGGTCCGGCTGCGCGTGCCGGCGGCGGTGACGCCCGAGGCGCCCTACGAGCTCGTGAAGACGATGCGCGCCTCGGTGCTCGTGCTCGGGCCGCTGCTCGCGCGCCTCGGCCGGGCGCGCGTGTCGCTGCCCGGCGGCTGCGCCATCGGCGCCCGCCCCATCGACCAGCACCTGAAGGCGCTCACCGCGCTCGGCGCCGAGATCCGGCTCGAGCACGGCTACGTGAACGCCAGCGTGCCCGGCGGCCGCCTCCGCGGCACGGTCTTCACCTTCGACGCCCAGACCGTCACCGGCACCGAGAACGTGATGATGGCGGCGGCGCTCGCCGAGGGCGAGACGGTGCTCCGCAACTGCGCGCGCGAGCCGGAGGTGAAGGACCTCGGCGACGCGCTCGTGGCCATGGGCGCGCTGGTGGAGGGCGCCGGCACCGACGAGATCTGGATCGAGGGCGTCCCGTCGCTGCGGCCGCTGTCGCACGCGGTCATCCCGGACCGCATCGAGGCGGGCACGTTCCTGGTGGCGGGCGCGCTGCCCGGCAACGACGTGACCGTCCGCGGCTGCGTCGCGGCGCACCAGGAGGCGCTCGTCGAGAAGCTGCGCGCGGTCGGCGCGGAGGTGACGAAGGTCGAGGGCGGCCTGCGGGTGATCGGCGACGGCCGCCCGCGCCCGGTGGACGTGCGGACGGCGCCGCACCCCGGGTTCCCCACCGACATGCAGGCGCAGCTCATGGTGCTGCTCTGCCTCGCGGACGGGACCTCGCGCATCACCGAGACCGTGTTCGAGAACCGCTTCATGCACGTCCAGGAGCTGATCCGCCTGGGCGCGCACGTCGAGGTGGACGGGCGCGTCGCCATGGTGAAGGGGGTGCCGGAGCTGTCCGGCGCGCCGGTGATGGCGTCCGACCTGCGGGCCTCGGCGGCGCTGGTGCTGGCCGGCCTCGCGGCGACCGGGACGACCGAGGTGCTGCGCGTGTACCATCTCGACCGCGGCTACGAGCGGATCGAGGAGAAGCTGGCGCCCCTGGGGGCGCGCATCCGGAGGGTGAGAGGCTGA
- the prmC gene encoding peptide chain release factor N(5)-glutamine methyltransferase translates to MSEGEAWTTLRLLAWTQEFFGRKGVDAPRLTAELLLAHALRCERMRLYLDFDKPLGAPELAAFRELVRRRGEGEPTAYLTGRRDFYGRPFRVDARVLVPRPETELVLEAARDALPEGGAALDLCTGSGALGVSLALERAGARVVATDLSADALVVAEENARALGAAVDLRQGDLWAALREGERFDVIVSNPPYVPRGELDTLPREVRREPRLALDGGPDGLDLLRRIVEGAPARLVPGGTLVLEMHERHLDVLPRLCREAGFERAEARPDLAGLPRLTVARLAGAA, encoded by the coding sequence GTGAGCGAGGGCGAGGCCTGGACGACGCTCCGCCTCCTCGCCTGGACCCAGGAGTTCTTCGGCCGCAAGGGCGTGGACGCGCCGCGGCTCACCGCGGAGCTGCTGCTCGCGCACGCGCTGCGCTGCGAGCGGATGCGGCTCTACCTCGACTTCGACAAGCCGCTCGGCGCGCCGGAGCTGGCCGCGTTCCGCGAGCTGGTGCGCCGCCGGGGCGAGGGCGAGCCCACCGCCTACCTCACCGGCCGGCGCGACTTCTACGGCCGGCCGTTCCGGGTGGACGCGCGCGTGCTGGTGCCGCGGCCCGAGACCGAGCTCGTGCTGGAAGCGGCGCGGGACGCGCTGCCGGAGGGCGGGGCCGCGCTCGACCTGTGCACCGGGTCCGGCGCCCTGGGCGTGTCGCTCGCGCTGGAGCGGGCCGGCGCGCGGGTGGTCGCGACCGACCTCTCCGCCGACGCGCTCGTGGTCGCCGAGGAGAACGCGCGCGCGCTCGGCGCGGCGGTGGACCTGCGCCAGGGCGACCTGTGGGCGGCGCTCCGCGAGGGCGAGCGCTTCGACGTGATCGTGTCCAATCCGCCCTACGTCCCGCGTGGCGAGCTGGACACGCTCCCGCGGGAGGTGCGCCGCGAGCCGCGGCTGGCGCTCGACGGCGGCCCCGACGGCCTCGACCTGCTCCGGCGCATCGTGGAGGGCGCGCCGGCCCGGCTCGTGCCCGGCGGCACGCTCGTGCTGGAGATGCACGAGCGCCACCTGGACGTCCTGCCGCGGCTCTGCCGGGAGGCGGGGTTCGAGCGGGCGGAGGCGCGGCCGGACCTGGCCGGCCTGCCCAGGCTCACGGTGGCGCGCCTGGCGGGCGCCGCGTAG
- the prfA gene encoding peptide chain release factor 1, with amino-acid sequence MLSPDVLKKLEAIEQRFEELTQLLSDPAVAGNGDRFRKVAKERASIEQTVTALRAYRKLLDDVAGNEALLGDKDPELRELAKEELAQLRPQVEPAEEQLKLYLVPKDPNDEKDVIVEIRAGAGGDEAGLFAAEVMRMYVRYAERRGWRVELMDTSGGALGGVKEATLTVSGDAVYSSLKYESGVHRVQRVPATEAQGRIHTSTVTVAVMPEAEEIDVQVNPADVEMDVFRSTGSGGQSVNTTDSAVRLTHKPTGIVVKCQQEKSQLKNRTMAMKMLRAKLFEIEQERQRSARDATRKSQVGTGDRSEKIRTYNFPQDRLTDHRVNYTRHNLPAVMDGDVQDVIDACRTFYAAQALREASRGDAGAAERRA; translated from the coding sequence ATGCTGTCCCCCGACGTCCTGAAGAAGCTCGAGGCCATCGAGCAGCGGTTCGAGGAGCTGACGCAGCTCCTCTCGGACCCGGCCGTGGCCGGCAACGGCGACCGGTTCCGGAAGGTGGCGAAGGAGCGCGCCTCCATCGAGCAGACCGTCACCGCCCTGCGCGCCTACCGCAAGCTGCTCGACGACGTGGCGGGCAACGAGGCGCTGCTCGGCGACAAGGACCCCGAGCTGCGCGAGCTCGCCAAGGAGGAGCTGGCGCAGCTGCGGCCGCAGGTCGAGCCCGCGGAGGAGCAGCTGAAGCTGTACCTCGTGCCGAAGGACCCGAACGACGAGAAGGACGTCATCGTCGAGATCCGGGCCGGCGCGGGCGGCGACGAGGCGGGCCTGTTCGCGGCCGAGGTCATGCGCATGTACGTCCGCTACGCAGAGCGCCGCGGCTGGCGCGTCGAGCTGATGGACACCTCGGGCGGCGCGCTGGGCGGCGTGAAGGAGGCGACGCTCACCGTCTCGGGCGACGCGGTCTACTCCTCGCTCAAGTACGAGTCCGGCGTGCACCGGGTGCAGCGCGTGCCCGCCACCGAGGCGCAGGGGCGCATCCACACCTCCACCGTCACCGTGGCGGTCATGCCGGAGGCGGAGGAGATCGACGTCCAGGTGAACCCGGCCGACGTGGAGATGGACGTGTTCCGCTCCACCGGCTCGGGCGGCCAGTCGGTGAACACCACCGACTCCGCGGTGCGCCTCACCCACAAGCCCACCGGCATCGTGGTGAAGTGCCAGCAGGAGAAGAGCCAGCTGAAGAACCGCACCATGGCCATGAAGATGCTGCGGGCCAAGCTGTTCGAGATCGAGCAGGAGCGGCAGCGCAGCGCGCGCGACGCGACCCGCAAGTCGCAGGTGGGCACCGGCGACCGGTCGGAGAAGATCCGCACCTACAACTTCCCGCAGGACCGGCTCACCGACCACCGCGTGAACTACACGCGCCACAACCTGCCCGCGGTGATGGACGGCGACGTGCAGGACGTCATCGACGCCTGCCGGACGTTCTACGCCGCCCAGGCGCTGCGCGAGGCGTCGCGCGGCGACGCCGGGGCGGCGGAGCGGCGGGCGTGA
- a CDS encoding sensor histidine kinase produces MRRLLRIPPPPALRPAVAYGLAVALPVACTFALLAAPGVLRARFVPMLPAVLLAAWLGGAGPGVVATLLSALGVNLSVMGPATGWAPGGRELAATPAFLMVATLLVLACAAIRTGYAERAARERAVRESEARFRTLVETIPQLVFTLAPDGRPDFHSPQFEAYTGLDNEAILAAGWAAQFHPDDRARARADWEAGFAAGRAVSGEYRLRGRDGGHRWFLVSAVPLRDAGGRVVKWFGTFTDIEAQKEVERRKSEAIAARDVFLSVASHELKTPVTAALLQAQQALRSLDRDPADARRARGQLAAAAASVERLGRLVEALLDVSRLATGRAALERRRYDLSDAVRQAAARLAEAAARVGSALELDVEPGLACEGDRLRIEQVLTNLASNALKYGAGRPITIGLRREGGRAVLRVRDRGIGIPPADLERIFGRFERAHEARHYGGLGLGLWIAREIVEGSGGTICAESAPGEGATFTVSLPLAPPAAQAAAAPGGAGVSPAAPAPPRAP; encoded by the coding sequence ATGCGCCGCCTGCTCCGCATCCCGCCGCCTCCCGCCCTGCGGCCCGCCGTCGCGTACGGCCTCGCGGTGGCGCTGCCCGTGGCGTGCACGTTCGCGCTGCTCGCCGCCCCGGGCGTGCTGCGTGCGCGGTTCGTGCCGATGCTCCCCGCGGTGCTCCTCGCCGCCTGGCTCGGAGGCGCCGGCCCGGGCGTGGTGGCGACGCTGCTCTCGGCGCTGGGGGTGAACCTGAGCGTCATGGGCCCTGCCACCGGCTGGGCGCCCGGCGGGCGAGAGCTGGCCGCCACGCCTGCCTTCCTGATGGTCGCGACGCTCCTCGTGCTCGCCTGCGCCGCGATCCGCACCGGCTACGCCGAGCGGGCGGCGCGCGAGCGCGCGGTGCGCGAGAGCGAGGCGCGCTTCCGGACGCTGGTCGAGACCATCCCGCAGCTCGTGTTCACGCTCGCGCCCGACGGCAGGCCGGACTTCCACAGCCCGCAGTTCGAGGCCTACACCGGCCTCGACAACGAGGCCATCCTCGCGGCGGGCTGGGCGGCCCAGTTCCACCCGGACGACCGGGCCCGGGCGCGCGCCGACTGGGAGGCCGGCTTCGCCGCGGGGCGCGCCGTGAGCGGCGAGTACCGGCTGCGCGGGCGCGACGGCGGCCACCGCTGGTTCCTGGTGTCGGCGGTGCCGCTGCGCGACGCCGGCGGGCGGGTGGTGAAGTGGTTCGGGACCTTCACCGACATCGAGGCGCAGAAGGAGGTCGAGCGCCGCAAGTCGGAGGCCATCGCGGCCCGCGACGTGTTCCTCTCGGTGGCGAGCCACGAGCTGAAGACGCCGGTCACCGCCGCGCTGCTCCAGGCCCAGCAGGCGCTCCGCTCGCTCGATCGCGACCCGGCCGACGCCCGCCGCGCGCGCGGGCAGCTGGCGGCGGCGGCCGCCAGCGTGGAGCGGCTCGGGCGGCTCGTCGAGGCGCTCCTCGACGTCTCGCGCCTCGCCACCGGGCGCGCCGCGCTGGAGCGGCGCCGGTACGACCTCTCCGACGCGGTCCGGCAGGCGGCGGCGCGGCTCGCGGAGGCGGCGGCGCGGGTGGGGAGCGCGCTCGAGCTCGACGTCGAGCCGGGGCTGGCCTGCGAGGGCGACCGGCTGCGGATCGAGCAGGTGCTCACGAACCTCGCCTCGAACGCGCTGAAGTACGGCGCCGGCCGGCCCATCACCATCGGGCTGCGCAGGGAGGGCGGGCGCGCGGTGCTGCGCGTGCGCGACCGGGGCATCGGCATCCCGCCCGCGGACCTGGAGCGCATCTTCGGGCGGTTCGAGCGCGCGCACGAGGCGCGCCACTACGGCGGGCTCGGGCTCGGGCTCTGGATCGCGCGCGAGATCGTCGAGGGGAGCGGCGGCACCATCTGCGCCGAGAGCGCGCCGGGGGAGGGCGCCACCTTCACGGTGTCGCTGCCGCTCGCCCCGCCGGCGGCGCAGGCGGCCGCGGCGCCGGGCGGCGCCGGCGTCAGTCCCGCCGCGCCAGCGCCTCCGAGAGCGCCTTGA
- a CDS encoding GbsR/MarR family transcriptional regulator, with translation MTAAAQRAAAPTSHALQKADLAVADAVGALMELWGFRRQLGRIWAVLFLSDRPLAAPDLCDRLQISTGLLSMSLAELRRWGVVRTVEVPGDRKEHFEAETNVWKLVARVLREREKRAVEQALAAFERALAEVRAALADVDPAVKAQARFKARRLEVLSDLARAALTVLKLLVDSSRADVGPIKALSEALARRD, from the coding sequence ATGACCGCCGCCGCGCAACGCGCCGCCGCGCCCACCTCCCACGCGCTGCAGAAGGCCGACCTCGCCGTCGCCGACGCGGTGGGCGCGCTCATGGAGCTGTGGGGCTTCCGCCGCCAGCTCGGGCGCATCTGGGCCGTGCTGTTCCTGTCGGACCGGCCGCTCGCCGCGCCCGACCTGTGCGACCGGCTGCAGATCTCCACCGGCCTGCTGTCCATGAGCCTCGCCGAGCTGCGCCGCTGGGGCGTGGTGCGGACCGTGGAAGTCCCGGGCGACCGCAAGGAGCACTTCGAGGCGGAGACCAACGTCTGGAAGCTGGTGGCCCGGGTGCTGCGTGAGCGCGAGAAGCGCGCCGTGGAGCAGGCGCTCGCGGCGTTCGAGCGCGCGCTCGCCGAGGTGCGGGCCGCGCTCGCCGACGTGGACCCCGCCGTGAAGGCGCAGGCGCGCTTCAAGGCGCGGCGGCTGGAGGTGCTCTCGGACCTCGCGCGCGCGGCGCTCACGGTGCTGAAGCTGCTGGTGGACTCGAGCCGCGCCGACGTCGGGCCCATCAAGGCGCTCTCGGAGGCGCTGGCGCGGCGGGACTGA